In Paenibacillus ihbetae, the following are encoded in one genomic region:
- a CDS encoding CidB/LrgB family autolysis modulator — protein MNTLLSVLTGLLLTIGIYAGAKRLYRRVPKVYLSPLLITPLLIIVILTQSGISYDAYNEGAKWISKLLEPATVAFAVPLYKNFQTLKRHAAEIICGVAAGSVLAMVSSGMLAKWMHLSSPLATSLIPRSITTPIAMNVSEVIGGLPSMTAVFVIMTGILGSMVGPSIMRIFRIRGEIARGILFGTAAHGTGTSKAFEFSSLSGTISSISMIMAALFTLGAAPMLMAFLH, from the coding sequence ATGAATACCCTGCTATCCGTGCTGACGGGATTGCTGCTGACGATCGGCATTTATGCCGGAGCCAAGCGGCTGTATCGCCGCGTGCCAAAGGTCTATCTGTCCCCGCTCCTTATTACTCCGCTGCTTATTATCGTGATTTTGACCCAGTCGGGCATATCCTATGATGCATATAATGAAGGTGCGAAGTGGATCAGCAAGCTGCTGGAGCCGGCAACCGTCGCGTTTGCCGTCCCGCTGTACAAAAACTTCCAAACCCTCAAGCGCCATGCGGCTGAGATTATTTGCGGCGTTGCAGCCGGTTCGGTGCTTGCGATGGTCTCCTCCGGCATGCTGGCCAAATGGATGCATCTGAGCAGCCCGCTTGCCACAAGCCTGATTCCGCGCTCGATCACGACGCCCATCGCCATGAATGTGTCCGAGGTCATCGGCGGCTTGCCCAGCATGACGGCCGTCTTCGTCATCATGACCGGCATTCTCGGCTCCATGGTCGGGCCCTCGATCATGCGGATCTTCCGGATTCGGGGAGAGATCGCACGCGGAATTTTGTTCGGGACCGCGGCACATGGGACCGGGACCTCGAAGGCGTTCGAATTCAGCTCGCTGTCCGGAACCATTTCCAGCATCTCCATGATCATGGCGGCGCTGTTTACCCTCGGGGCCGCGCCGATGCTGATGGCATTTTTACACTAG
- a CDS encoding CidA/LrgA family holin-like protein gives MKNIIKGSLQVAGFMLLSTLMSQLAELAHIPIPGSILGIAVVFILLETGVLKLEWIELGANWLLAELLLFFIPAAVGVMNYFTVLEADGFRILAVVLLSTVLVMAGSGLTATLISSRKERKSS, from the coding sequence ATGAAAAACATCATCAAGGGAAGCTTGCAAGTGGCCGGTTTCATGCTGCTGTCGACACTGATGAGTCAGCTTGCCGAACTGGCCCATATTCCGATACCAGGAAGCATTCTCGGCATCGCCGTCGTCTTCATTCTCCTCGAAACGGGCGTCCTGAAGCTGGAGTGGATCGAGCTTGGCGCCAATTGGCTGCTTGCCGAGCTCCTGCTCTTCTTCATTCCGGCCGCAGTCGGGGTCATGAATTACTTCACCGTGCTCGAAGCCGACGGATTCCGGATTCTGGCCGTCGTCCTGCTCAGCACCGTGCTCGTCATGGCAGGCTCGGGACTGACGGCAACCTTAATTTCTTCAAGAAAGGAGCGTAAATCATCATGA
- a CDS encoding LTA synthase family protein, protein MFSISRFRLTVTKPFIFFSVIMLLKSYLAWVVIFDDVLPWRPLITEIPFIWLVFSLIEWFASKRKLAVYMGVNLLLTAIFFAAIMYYKYYGVIVTYHALEQVNQVTAVSNSVFSLMDPYYLLIFTDIIVLFVLLWRSDRVKNWKIRHTKKEKRKFAPIMFVLSLMLCLFQIMPNRASMNEIVKAQEMGILNYEAYTIFQQENKKLEDAKSITQARINELKGIQPAEQPVLSGAAKGKNLIIIQMESFQNFLIDLKIDGKEITPNMNKLARESLYFPNFFQNVGQGNTSDAEFVVNTSFYIPPRGAATQHYADRVLPSLPRLMQSQGYDTATFHTNVVEFWNRGELYKALGFNRYYDKAFFGEDDKLFFGASDDALYTKTAAELKKMHETGKPFYTQVISMSAHHPFTIPEEKYRMTLPERYEGTFVGDYIRAQNYADDALGKFIEQLKKDGIWDDSLVVVYGDHLGLPIYSLDNKDKELMQEIYGREYTSADMINIPLMIHGKGLEPAVKEQVGGQIDLLPTIANLLGAPLDDQLHFGQDLLNHADSNLLPERYYLPSGTFINNTTMYIPGIGFEDGTKHPLPHQDASSTQASREEFERALQLLHLSDSYIRQLPLHK, encoded by the coding sequence GTGTTTTCCATCTCACGGTTTCGTTTAACGGTTACGAAGCCATTTATATTTTTCTCCGTCATTATGCTGCTCAAGAGCTACTTGGCTTGGGTCGTCATATTTGACGACGTGCTTCCGTGGAGGCCTCTGATAACGGAGATCCCCTTTATCTGGCTCGTGTTCAGCTTGATCGAGTGGTTTGCCTCCAAGCGCAAGCTGGCTGTCTACATGGGCGTCAACCTGTTGTTGACCGCCATTTTCTTCGCGGCCATCATGTATTATAAATATTACGGCGTTATCGTCACTTATCATGCACTGGAGCAGGTGAACCAAGTCACCGCGGTGAGCAACAGCGTATTTTCGCTCATGGATCCGTACTACCTCCTGATCTTCACCGACATCATCGTATTGTTCGTCCTCCTCTGGCGGAGCGACCGCGTCAAGAACTGGAAAATCCGGCACACCAAGAAGGAGAAGCGGAAATTTGCACCCATTATGTTCGTGCTGTCCCTGATGCTCTGCCTCTTCCAGATTATGCCGAACCGTGCGAGCATGAACGAAATCGTGAAGGCGCAGGAGATGGGTATACTGAACTATGAAGCGTACACCATTTTCCAGCAGGAGAATAAAAAGCTCGAGGATGCCAAGTCGATTACACAGGCACGGATCAACGAGCTAAAGGGTATTCAGCCCGCCGAGCAGCCGGTATTGTCCGGCGCAGCCAAGGGCAAGAACCTGATCATCATTCAAATGGAATCCTTCCAGAATTTTCTGATCGATCTGAAGATTGACGGCAAGGAAATTACGCCGAACATGAATAAGCTCGCCCGGGAGAGCCTGTACTTCCCGAACTTCTTCCAGAACGTCGGCCAGGGCAACACCTCGGATGCGGAGTTTGTTGTCAATACGTCCTTCTATATTCCACCACGGGGAGCGGCGACGCAGCATTATGCGGACCGGGTTCTTCCAAGCCTGCCGAGACTGATGCAGAGCCAAGGCTACGATACGGCAACCTTCCATACGAATGTGGTGGAATTCTGGAACCGCGGCGAGCTGTACAAGGCGCTTGGATTTAACCGCTATTACGATAAAGCCTTCTTCGGGGAAGATGACAAGCTGTTCTTCGGCGCATCGGATGACGCGCTGTATACCAAAACGGCCGCCGAGCTGAAGAAGATGCACGAGACCGGCAAGCCGTTCTATACCCAGGTTATATCGATGTCGGCCCACCATCCGTTTACCATTCCGGAGGAGAAATACCGGATGACGCTGCCGGAGCGGTATGAAGGCACCTTCGTCGGCGACTATATCCGTGCGCAAAACTATGCGGATGACGCCCTCGGCAAATTCATCGAGCAGCTGAAGAAGGACGGCATATGGGACGACAGCCTGGTTGTCGTCTACGGCGACCATCTCGGTCTGCCGATTTATTCCTTGGACAACAAGGATAAAGAGCTCATGCAGGAGATCTACGGCCGGGAGTATACTTCTGCCGATATGATCAACATCCCGCTTATGATCCACGGCAAAGGTCTGGAGCCGGCCGTGAAGGAGCAAGTGGGCGGGCAGATCGATCTGCTGCCGACCATTGCGAACCTGCTTGGCGCTCCGCTCGATGACCAGCTTCACTTCGGTCAGGACCTGCTGAACCATGCGGACAGCAATCTGCTGCCGGAGCGGTACTATCTGCCTTCCGGGACGTTCATCAACAATACGACCATGTATATCCCGGGGATCGGCTTCGAGGACGGCACCAAGCATCCGCTGCCGCATCAGGATGCTTCGTCTACGCAGGCTTCGCGGGAAGAGTTCGAGCGCGCCCTGCAGCTCCTCCATCTGTCCGACAGCTATATCAGACAGCTTCCGCTTCACAAATAA
- a CDS encoding catalase: MKSVSDQEFGAGKQVEDGRRSYDQNRGETEREDTLTNRQGHPISDNQNVRTVGNRGPMTLENYHFLEKITHFDREKIPERVVHARGAGAHGYFEAYGKVGDEPVSKYTRAKLFQVEGKRTPVFVRFSTVIHGAGSPETLRDPRGFAVKFYTEEGNWDLVGNNLKIFFIRDPLKFPDMVHAFRPDPVSNVPGPVGMFDFVSRSPEATHMITFVYSPWGIPANYRQMQGSGVNTYKWVNAEGKAVLVKYHWEPLKQGIKNLTQEEANKIQAVNDSHATQDLYEAIERGDYPEWELCVQIMSDDEHPELEFDPLDPTKLWPQDQFPFLKVGKMVLNRNPENYYNEVEQAAFGTGVLVDGLDFSDDKLLQGRTFSYSDTQRYRVGTNYLQLPINAPKKRVATNQRGGQMSYFVDKAPGQSPHVDYEPSMTDGLKEASQTAKPHQPHYDASLVREKLDRTLDFKQAGDTYRAFEDWERDDLISNLVNALIQCDVRIQDKMVEYFTNADEDYGRRVREGLDAKKKAGTGESARDQAVEDAERMGHEADPY; this comes from the coding sequence ATGAAATCCGTGAGTGATCAAGAGTTTGGAGCAGGAAAACAGGTTGAAGACGGGCGCCGCAGCTACGACCAGAACCGCGGGGAAACCGAGCGCGAGGACACGCTGACGAACCGGCAGGGGCATCCGATCTCGGATAACCAGAACGTAAGAACCGTCGGCAATCGCGGACCGATGACGCTGGAGAACTATCATTTTTTGGAGAAAATCACGCATTTCGACCGGGAGAAAATTCCCGAGCGGGTCGTCCATGCCCGAGGAGCTGGGGCGCACGGGTATTTCGAGGCCTATGGCAAGGTGGGTGACGAGCCGGTATCCAAGTATACGCGCGCGAAGCTCTTCCAGGTGGAGGGAAAGCGCACGCCGGTGTTTGTCCGATTCTCGACCGTTATCCACGGTGCCGGTTCCCCGGAGACGCTTAGAGATCCGCGCGGCTTTGCCGTCAAGTTTTATACGGAGGAAGGCAACTGGGATCTGGTCGGCAACAATTTGAAAATATTTTTCATTCGCGACCCGCTCAAGTTTCCGGACATGGTGCACGCGTTCAGACCGGATCCGGTATCGAACGTTCCGGGACCGGTAGGGATGTTCGATTTCGTCTCCCGCTCGCCGGAAGCCACGCACATGATCACCTTTGTCTATTCCCCGTGGGGAATCCCGGCGAACTACCGGCAAATGCAGGGTTCCGGCGTCAATACATACAAATGGGTGAACGCCGAGGGCAAGGCCGTGCTGGTGAAATATCACTGGGAGCCCCTCAAGCAGGGAATCAAAAATTTGACGCAAGAGGAAGCGAATAAAATCCAGGCTGTGAACGACAGCCATGCGACGCAGGATCTGTATGAGGCGATTGAACGCGGGGATTATCCGGAGTGGGAGCTGTGCGTCCAGATCATGAGCGACGACGAGCATCCGGAGCTGGAATTCGATCCGCTCGACCCGACCAAGCTGTGGCCGCAGGATCAGTTCCCGTTCCTGAAGGTCGGCAAAATGGTGCTGAACCGCAATCCGGAAAACTATTATAACGAAGTGGAGCAAGCGGCATTCGGAACGGGCGTGCTCGTCGACGGTCTCGACTTCTCCGACGACAAGCTTCTTCAAGGACGGACCTTCTCGTATTCGGACACGCAGCGGTACCGGGTAGGAACGAACTACCTCCAGCTGCCGATTAATGCGCCGAAGAAACGGGTGGCGACCAACCAGCGCGGCGGGCAAATGTCGTATTTCGTTGATAAGGCGCCGGGACAAAGCCCTCATGTTGACTACGAACCGTCGATGACGGACGGCTTGAAGGAAGCGTCGCAGACGGCTAAGCCGCATCAGCCGCATTACGATGCCAGCCTGGTCCGCGAGAAGCTGGACCGGACGCTCGACTTCAAGCAGGCGGGCGATACGTATAGAGCGTTCGAGGATTGGGAGCGCGATGATCTGATCAGCAACCTGGTTAATGCGCTGATTCAATGCGACGTCCGCATTCAGGACAAAATGGTGGAGTACTTTACGAACGCCGACGAGGATTACGGCCGTCGGGTTAGGGAAGGCTTGGACGCCAAGAAGAAGGCGGGCACAGGAGAAAGCGCGCGGGATCAAGCGGTGGAGGATGCCGAGCGCATGGGTCACGAGGCGGATCCTTACTAA
- a CDS encoding hemolysin family protein produces MDDNIGLNIFLVVLLIAATAFFVMTEFAIIRLRPSRVDQLVMEGRKGALAVKKVTSNLDGYLSACQLGITITALGLGWLGEPTIEKILHPVFDNFAIPAAISSLISFLLAFIIMTYIHVVIGELAPKTIAINKAEAVTFLCATPIIWFNRIMYPFIWLLNGSANKIVRLFGMHPASEHEEAHSEEELRMILSDSYESGKINQAEYGYVSRIFAFDDMLAKEIMVPRTDMICLYVDKPLAANLQIIKREQYTRFPVVRGDKDQIVGTINTKQFFLEFDDNSNMDLTKLIHPAMTVSEAIPIKKLLRKMQLEGTHMAILIDEYGGTSGMITIEDILEEIVGEIRDEFDEDEERELIQPEPNRIIADGKVPINRINDLLHTDLSTDDLDTIGGWLYGHNSELSKGDIWTYENLTFTVLEKKTHRYTKLQIVKEVAEESMQEASAALAGERES; encoded by the coding sequence TTGGATGACAATATTGGCCTAAATATATTTCTTGTTGTTTTATTAATTGCTGCTACAGCTTTCTTCGTTATGACGGAATTTGCCATCATCAGGCTTCGTCCCAGCCGGGTCGACCAATTGGTCATGGAAGGGCGTAAAGGTGCACTCGCGGTTAAGAAGGTGACGTCCAACCTTGACGGGTACCTGTCGGCGTGTCAGCTCGGGATTACGATCACCGCGCTCGGTCTCGGTTGGCTCGGGGAGCCGACCATCGAGAAGATCCTGCATCCGGTATTCGATAATTTCGCGATTCCGGCCGCCATATCTTCGTTGATCTCGTTCCTGCTCGCGTTCATTATCATGACATATATTCACGTCGTGATCGGCGAGCTTGCGCCGAAGACCATCGCGATCAATAAAGCCGAAGCTGTTACGTTCTTGTGCGCAACGCCGATTATCTGGTTTAACCGCATCATGTATCCGTTCATCTGGCTTCTGAACGGCTCGGCGAATAAAATCGTCCGCCTGTTCGGCATGCACCCTGCGAGCGAGCATGAAGAGGCTCACTCCGAGGAAGAGCTGCGCATGATTCTAAGCGACAGCTATGAAAGCGGCAAGATCAACCAGGCCGAATACGGCTATGTTAGCCGGATCTTCGCCTTCGATGATATGCTCGCGAAGGAAATCATGGTGCCCCGCACCGATATGATCTGCCTCTATGTTGATAAGCCGCTGGCTGCGAACCTGCAGATCATCAAGCGTGAGCAGTATACCCGTTTCCCGGTCGTCCGGGGAGATAAGGACCAGATTGTCGGTACGATTAACACCAAGCAGTTCTTCCTGGAGTTCGACGATAATTCGAACATGGACCTGACCAAGCTGATTCATCCGGCGATGACGGTATCCGAAGCGATTCCGATCAAAAAGCTGCTGCGGAAGATGCAGCTGGAAGGCACGCATATGGCTATCCTGATCGATGAATACGGCGGCACGTCCGGCATGATCACCATCGAGGACATTCTGGAAGAGATCGTCGGTGAAATCCGCGACGAATTCGACGAGGATGAAGAACGCGAGCTCATCCAGCCCGAGCCGAACCGCATTATCGCGGACGGCAAGGTGCCGATCAACCGGATCAATGATCTGCTGCACACCGACCTGTCCACGGACGATCTCGACACGATCGGCGGCTGGCTGTACGGACACAACTCGGAGCTGTCCAAGGGCGACATCTGGACCTACGAGAACTTGACCTTCACCGTCTTGGAGAAGAAGACGCATCGCTATACGAAGCTTCAAATCGTAAAAGAGGTTGCCGAGGAATCGATGCAGGAAGCATCGGCGGCTTTGGCCGGAGAACGTGAATCCTAA
- the cidR gene encoding cidABC operon transcriptional activator CidR — translation MDIRQLQYFLEVARNQSFTKAAEKLYITQPTISKTIRNMEDEWGVTLFHRAGKRIELTDAGHIMYQQAQQMVEAFQRVSAELEDLMNLRRGHLRIGLPPMVGSSFFPEVIGQFHKSYPKITIQLIEDGAKKVEADVESGQTDIGVAVLPVNEEVFHYYSFVKEKLNLLVHPSHRLAGRDSVNLKELAEEPFVLFREDFTLHDRIIRECVEAGFEPRVVYESSQWDLISGMVAANLGIALLPETICKEIDSSRVSILPLDNPSIPWQLGMIWRKDRYLSFAVREWIAFTRGLLGEQE, via the coding sequence ATGGATATACGTCAGCTGCAGTATTTTCTTGAGGTTGCAAGAAACCAGAGCTTTACCAAGGCGGCGGAGAAGCTTTACATCACGCAGCCGACCATCAGCAAGACGATCCGGAATATGGAGGATGAGTGGGGGGTCACGCTGTTCCACCGGGCAGGGAAGCGGATTGAGCTGACGGATGCCGGGCATATCATGTACCAGCAGGCCCAGCAGATGGTAGAGGCTTTTCAACGCGTGTCCGCGGAGCTGGAGGATCTGATGAATCTTCGGCGCGGGCATCTGCGGATCGGTCTGCCGCCGATGGTCGGATCAAGCTTTTTCCCTGAAGTGATCGGCCAGTTCCACAAGAGCTATCCGAAAATTACGATTCAGCTGATCGAAGACGGGGCGAAGAAGGTCGAGGCCGACGTGGAGAGCGGTCAGACGGATATCGGCGTGGCGGTACTTCCGGTGAACGAAGAGGTGTTTCATTATTATTCCTTTGTTAAGGAGAAGCTGAATTTGCTCGTGCACCCGTCCCACCGGCTTGCCGGCAGGGACAGCGTGAACTTGAAGGAGCTTGCAGAGGAGCCGTTCGTTCTGTTCCGGGAGGATTTCACGCTGCACGACCGGATTATCCGCGAATGCGTGGAGGCCGGATTCGAGCCGCGCGTCGTATATGAAAGCTCGCAGTGGGACCTGATCAGCGGGATGGTGGCGGCGAATTTGGGGATCGCGCTGCTGCCCGAAACGATTTGCAAGGAGATCGATTCCTCGCGCGTCTCCATTCTTCCCCTGGACAATCCTTCGATTCCGTGGCAGCTCGGCATGATCTGGCGGAAGGATCGATATCTGTCCTTTGCGGTGCGGGAGTGGATTGCATTTACCCGCGGGTTGCTGGGTGAGCAGGAGTAG